Within Mongoliitalea daihaiensis, the genomic segment ACTTCTTTTCAATATTCTTCAATACAGGAATAAGTGTATGCCCTTCATAAGTGCTTCCTTCAAAAATATCATACCCCAAGGGGTAGCCATCAGGTCCTACTAGCAACCCTAATTTGATCTGGGGATGCTGATGCTTGCCGTCTTTTGAATAGCCTATTTTCCGTAAATCATCTTCATCTGGCACCTCGAAGTATAACGTAGTCATATCGTAAAAAATAAGGCCGATATTCCCCCCTAAAATATCCTTGAAGTGTTTAAATGTCAACGCTTCAATCCTATCTTTATAATTTCTATGGATCTTATCCATATACCGATAGATGGAATAAACGCTGATTTCCTTGTTCTTGAACCTGGCAAGATAATCGATGGTTTTCAGCTTGGATCCAGGATAAACAAGCCTAGACATGATCAGGTCTCTGAAAAGCTCATCTAATCCGATAGTGTGATACCCTATTGACTCATAAACCTTTCCAAGAATATTATCAGGACCAATAAGCTCTATTTCGCTATTACTTACATTGGAAAGCACAGATTTTAGGTTGGTATCCCTATCATTGGAAAACAGGGAAGCCTGACCCTTCATTTTCTCAATTTCAAGTAAGGCCTGCCTTTCAAGGAGAACAAGCTCTGATTCATCAAAAGAACTGCCTAATGACTTGACAACTTTATTGATTCTGCCTACTTTTTGGATAATCTGTACACTAAAGCTACCGCTAGAATTCCTTTTACGTCTCACAAACATAAACTAAAAATAATCCGAGACACCCAAAAACACAAAATCAATCGAAATAATCCATTAAATTTCAATGACTTAATTTTGAACTAAAGTGTGCCCGCACAAAACAGGAAACAAACTCCAGCTAAAGCAATCAACAAGTATGCGCCATTCTTTTGTAGTTATCTTATTTTTAATGCATTCGTACGCGTTTGCACAACTGAGATTCGAGTCAGCGTATGATAATGACAGAAATGTGACCATCTATGCCATTAATCCGGATATCATTCCTTTCACGGTAGTGATAGACTTTACAACACTTAATAATTTAACCTCTAATGGAGGAAAAACAGTCATTGCTATATCCAATCCCGGAAAAAATGTTGTCGCCAAACTAAAAAGAACTAATCCTGATCAAGGATAAAGGTGAAATCTCCTAAGTACAGGTTCCAGTAAAAATTTGGGGCAATAATCAGGAACTTTACAGCAGTCAGGCATACCCGGTGGTTCAGGTATCTCACCCTCAGGACCTCATAGCAAAAGAACTTAGTAAAAAAGAGCTGAAACGATTGGAAGGAAATTAATACCACAGGGGATTGCCTTTTTAAGTACTTCTTCATCAAAAAAACCCTAATTTTGCAGCTCTCATAAACCCCTCGCAGCGTGTACAAGTCTCTCATCAAACCCATTCTATTTACCAAAGACCCGGAAGCAGCTCACCACTTTACCTTCGATTGGATCAAGCGAACGTTCAGTTTACCAATTGTAAGCTCCGTATTGAAAAATAGTTTTTCTCTGGATAACCCACTATTGGAACGAGAGGTCTTCGGTCTGAAATTTAAGAATCCAGTAGGACTGGCAGCGGGCTTTGACAAAGATGCCAAGTTGATTGACGAAATGGCACTTTTGGGTTTTGGATTTATCGAAATCGGTACCCTAACACCCAAACCTCAGGGCGGAAATCCACAACCCAGACTTTTCAGGCTTCCTCAAGACGAAGCTTTAATCAATCGCATGGGCTTCAATAATGGTGGCGTAGAAGCCGCTGTGGAGCGACTGCGCAAACGTAAAACCTCCATCATCATCGGTGGCAACATTGGCAAAAACAAAGTCACTCCCAACGAAGAAGCTGTTAATGACTATCTGTATTGCCTGAAAGTTCTCCACCCCTACGTGGACTACTTTGTGGTCAACGTGAGTTCTCCCAATACCCCGAATCTCCGAGACTTACAAGAAAAAGAGCCATTGAAGGCCTTGTTGCATGCGGTCAAGACTGCCAATGATGCCTATGATAAGCCAAAACCCATCTTATTGAAAATTGCTCCTGACCTAACGAATGGGCAATTGGATGATATTATTGAGATTGTACAGGAAACACAGATTGCCGGAGTCATTGCCACCAATACCACCATTGACCGATCACGATTGAAGACAGACAAAGCTACGGTAGAAGCAATCGGTGCAGGCGGGGTAAGTGGAAAGGTACTTTCCAAGCGAAGTACTGAAGTCATCCGCTAC encodes:
- a CDS encoding quinone-dependent dihydroorotate dehydrogenase, which produces MYKSLIKPILFTKDPEAAHHFTFDWIKRTFSLPIVSSVLKNSFSLDNPLLEREVFGLKFKNPVGLAAGFDKDAKLIDEMALLGFGFIEIGTLTPKPQGGNPQPRLFRLPQDEALINRMGFNNGGVEAAVERLRKRKTSIIIGGNIGKNKVTPNEEAVNDYLYCLKVLHPYVDYFVVNVSSPNTPNLRDLQEKEPLKALLHAVKTANDAYDKPKPILLKIAPDLTNGQLDDIIEIVQETQIAGVIATNTTIDRSRLKTDKATVEAIGAGGVSGKVLSKRSTEVIRYLSTQSKQAFPIIGVGGIYSAADAIEKLEAGASLVQVYSGMIYEGPSLIKQINQGLLEHFKKSNP